One window of the Dermacentor andersoni chromosome 10, qqDerAnde1_hic_scaffold, whole genome shotgun sequence genome contains the following:
- the LOC126546017 gene encoding uncharacterized protein — protein MLRVHCCIRRLHLDLTAVAESPGEFCRRFRLRECYRAIELGASGTASPRGRFFFPFLGHVYLLTELSLFGLHLLHPDDNFRLAALVASNVLLRKLSLKRCHIADSNLAGLIDATMGLPLLEYFSLSLCNAGLWFKRSQQLALLLASAGCKRLRRVQLRVACDLKPILEHLSENKNVVEVKISQELAAPSELMKLCDLAEVNTSLRRLVLSVDLESALPSRYYQFILAKFIENAKMGFLMLENSFFTTRGAKAIAGGLKKNGIQERACPPFEELPAMKDKSESRFLKALYLRSYNFTCEHLSILVEALNVNDTLEVLDVGQVRSSPSVSHTDVTQKIIDGAIWQHQRKTIFQKNCSAPIVRVNKVHYAEEIPLLISAIRKDVTFRKLNLAFCDVPRDSLETRSLQFGYFVAVLPFFRASDALQSLEIDVRLPGIRSHSFLGLSLLAATSKTLTELSISLADTCCEFTSVLLFQGLASSVSIRSLTMSGWGLKHPALVWFWYFSRMNQTLQKLHIHVTSSQGEESEGLLKCLPSIIKECRWIVDFRLTQGKLKEPIVIPEVLALVSKNQKLEPVAVTQTITAAMAPCRVMRAFEEKLTVDLGVRLRRSLDMSGFKEALVERTNWYTEKIEKAIKFTKGLISRTLGHRAKVQRRDSALRPNLEGQDRRSLGELDEVTQERIFKSLKIPDASAWHCSDINAAEYEMRLSEVSHAIRTIYDEEHQYYASACNKLQELIRGLCI, from the exons ATGTTGCGAGTGCATTGCTGCATTCGGCGGCTGCACCTTGACCTGACTGCGGTGGCAGAGTCGCCTGGTGAGTTCTGCCGACGGTTTCGACTGCGCGAATGCTACAGGGCCATCGAACTTGGTGCCAGTGGAACAGCATCGCCCAGAGGCCGCTTCTTTTTCCCCTTCCTTGGTCACGTGTACCTCCTCACCGAGCTGTCGCTCTTCGGGCTGCACCTGCTCCACCCGGACGACAACTTCCGCCTCGCCGCTCTCGTCGCATCGAATGTGTTACTCAGGAAGCTCTCCTTGAAGCGGTGCCACATAGCCGACAG CAACTTGGCCGGACTGATCGATGCGACTATGGGTCTACCTCTCCTAGAATATTTCTCGCTTTCTCTGTGCAACGCTGGATTATGGTTCAAACGAAGCCAACAGCTGGCGCTGCTGCTGGCAAGCGCTGGCTGTAAGCGCCTAAGACGAGTTCAACTCCGAGTTGCCTGCGACCTGAAGCCAATCTTGGAGCACTTAAGTGAAAACAAAAACGTCGTTGAAGTTAAGATCAGTCAGGAGCTTGCCGCTCCTTCCGAGCTCATGAAACTCTGCGACCTAGCTGAAGTCAACACTTCTCTGAGGCGCCTTGTTCTTTCTGTGGACCTGGAGTCAGCCCTTCCCAGCCGCTACTACCAATTCATACTGGCCAAGTTCATAGAAAACGCGAAAATGGGGTTTTTAATGCTGGAAAATTCTTTCTTCACGACACGAGGTGCTAAAGCAATTGCAGGAGGTCTGAAGAAAAATGGCATTCAAGAACGAGCATGCCCCCCTTTCGAAGAACTTCCTGCTATGAAAGACAAGTCTGAATCACGGTTCCTAAAGGCGCTCTACCTCAGAAGTTACAACTTTACTTGTGAGCACCTGAGTATTCTTGTGGAAGCGCTGAATGTCAATGACACCCTCGAAGTGCTTGATGTGGGGCAAGTTCGGTCTTCGCCATCCGTCAGTCACACAGACGTGACGCAGAAAATCATCGATGGCGCAATTTGGCAGCATCAGCGGAAAACTATTTTCCAGAAAAACTGCTCTGCGCCTATTGTACGTGTCAACAAAGTGCACTATGCGGAAGAAATCCCGCTTCTGATCTCCGCCATTCGTAAGGACGTAACATTCCGCAAGTTGAATCTCGCATTTTGCGATGTTCCCAGAGATTCCTTAGAAACTCGCTCCCTCCAATTCGGCTACTTTGTCGCCGTGCTACCGTTttttcgagcatcggacgcgctcCAGTCATTGGAGATAGACGTGCGTTTGCCCGGGATCCGTTCCCACAGTTTTCTGGGTCTGTCTCTGCTCGCTGCCACCAGCAAAACCCTGACTGAACTGAGCATCAGTTTAGCGGACACGTGCTGCGAATTCACCTCCGTCCTACTATTCCAAGGTCTCGCCTCGAGCGTTTCCATTCGCTCTCTCACGATGAGCGGCTGGGGACTGAAGCATCCGGCGTTAGTCTGGTTCTGGTACTTCAGCCGCATGAACCAGACCCTCCAGAAGCTCCACATTCACGTTACCAGTTCGCAAGGCGAAGAAAGCGAAGGGCTTCTAAAATGCCTGCCCAGTATTATCAAGGAATGTCGCTGGATCGTAGACTTCAGACTAACGCAGGGAAAACTGAAAGAGCCAATCGTCATTCCCGAAGTGCTCGCTCTTGTCAGCAAGAACCAGAAACTGGAACCTGTAGCAGTTACACAAACCATAACGGCTGCCATGGCACCCTGCCGAGTCATGCGGGCTTTTGAAGAGAAGCTAACGGTAGACCTAGGTGTTAGACTCCGTCGTTCGTTGGATATGTCAGGatttaaggaggcccttgtggaACGGACAAACTGGTACACGGAGAAGATTGAAAAAGCGATAAAGTTCACTAAGGGCTTGATTTCTCGCACTTTGGGCCACCGTGCGAAAGTTCAACGCCGAGACAGCGCATTGAGGCCCAATTTGGAGGGACAGGACAGGCGCTCGCTTGGGGAACTGGACGAAGTCACTCAAGAACGAATTTTTAAAAGCCTCAAAATTCCCGACGCTTCTGCATGGCATTGCTCAGATATCAATGCCGCTGAATACGAAATGCGTCTCTCTGAGGTGAGCCATGCCATCAGGACCATTTACGATGAAGAGCACCAATATTATGCATCCGCCTGCAACAAACTGCAAGAATTGATTAGAGGTTTGTGCATATAA